In Acidimicrobiales bacterium, a genomic segment contains:
- a CDS encoding SDR family NAD(P)-dependent oxidoreductase, with translation MDLQGVAALVTGGASGLGGATASALAGAGATVTIVDMQDDKGEAKAAEIGGRFVHADVTDEAQVQAAVDAAAGDGPLRVTVNCAGIGWAQRTVGRDGSPHGLDVFRKVVGVNLVGTFNVLRLAAAAMARTEPLDDGERGVVVNTASIAAYDGQIGQIAYSASKGGVVGLTLPAARDLASVGVRVVTIAPGLVDTPLLGSLPEKQRAALAETVVFPHRLGRPDDYAALVLHVVANGYLNGEVVRLDGALRMAPK, from the coding sequence ATGGACCTCCAGGGAGTCGCCGCGCTCGTCACCGGTGGGGCGTCGGGCCTCGGCGGGGCGACGGCGTCCGCGCTGGCCGGCGCCGGCGCCACCGTCACGATCGTCGACATGCAGGACGACAAGGGCGAGGCCAAGGCGGCCGAGATCGGCGGCCGCTTCGTCCACGCCGACGTCACCGACGAGGCGCAGGTGCAGGCGGCGGTCGACGCGGCCGCCGGCGACGGCCCGCTCCGGGTCACGGTCAACTGCGCGGGGATCGGCTGGGCCCAGCGCACCGTCGGCCGCGACGGCTCGCCCCACGGGCTCGACGTGTTCAGGAAGGTCGTCGGCGTGAACCTCGTCGGCACGTTCAACGTGCTGCGCCTCGCCGCCGCGGCGATGGCCCGCACCGAGCCGCTGGACGACGGCGAGCGGGGGGTCGTCGTGAACACCGCGTCGATCGCCGCCTACGACGGCCAGATCGGCCAGATCGCCTACTCGGCGTCGAAGGGCGGCGTCGTCGGCCTCACCCTGCCGGCCGCCCGCGACCTCGCGTCGGTCGGCGTGCGGGTGGTGACGATCGCGCCGGGGCTGGTCGACACGCCGCTGCTCGGCAGCCTCCCCGAGAAGCAGCGGGCGGCGCTGGCCGAGACCGTCGTGTTCCCCCACCGCCTCGGCCGGCCGGACGACTACGCCGCGCTCGTCCTCCACGTGGTGGCCAACGGCTACCTGAACGGCGAGGTCGTCCGGCTCGACGGCGCGCTGCGGATGGCGCCCAAGTAG